From the genome of Granulicella arctica, one region includes:
- a CDS encoding type IV secretion system protein yields MSTQAQLISSLTLRQHVEADQIANQVYAAHYRERSIARFAIGTLTALSLALTAGIVLISSRPTLNRYVRIDDAGRAQAIQYSDLNYSPREGEIRTYLTDWINYRHTLNRETIAKKYPMNYYFLSGPLASQLINDDNNNHLTTQVIGGQLEPSEVQVNNVTITSMTQERISNAVVSRGTALVTFDRIYSSQHSQQPRTEHWISSITYYVNPAQVSDHAKTNPQYETINPLGVTITEFHENRVSVDQTPQGSTYHPQEKP; encoded by the coding sequence ATGTCCACACAAGCCCAACTAATTAGCTCGCTCACCCTTCGGCAGCACGTCGAGGCCGACCAGATCGCCAATCAGGTATATGCGGCCCACTACAGAGAGCGCAGCATCGCAAGGTTCGCGATCGGTACTCTTACGGCGCTTTCTCTTGCTCTCACTGCTGGCATCGTCTTGATTTCGAGCCGCCCCACCTTGAATCGCTATGTCCGAATCGATGACGCGGGCCGTGCCCAGGCAATCCAGTACAGCGATTTGAATTACAGTCCGCGCGAGGGGGAGATCAGAACGTACCTCACCGACTGGATCAATTACCGGCACACCCTCAATAGAGAGACCATCGCAAAGAAGTACCCGATGAACTACTACTTTCTCTCCGGCCCGCTTGCGTCGCAGCTCATCAACGACGACAACAACAACCACCTAACGACGCAGGTAATCGGCGGCCAGCTAGAGCCGAGTGAGGTGCAGGTCAATAACGTAACCATCACTTCGATGACGCAAGAGCGAATCTCAAACGCTGTTGTCTCGCGCGGAACGGCGCTCGTGACCTTCGACCGCATCTACTCCTCGCAACATTCGCAGCAGCCGCGTACAGAGCATTGGATCTCTTCGATCACCTATTACGTGAATCCGGCCCAGGTGAGCGACCACGCCAAGACCAATCCTCAGTACGAGACCATCAACCCGCTTGGCGTGACCATCACCGAGTTCCATGAAAACCGCGTCTCGGTCGATCAGACGCCGCAGGGCTCCACGTATCACCCCCAGGAGAAACCATGA
- a CDS encoding CpaF family protein, with protein MSESKSPESGWEKVLPFFEAEIQALILDPTISDLMINGTTGIYADRGGVIEHIELKNEYSVERLEAAIQRVARLMGQDLTQQNPILNTRMPDGSRVAVVGAPSAIGGPTLTIRKFNRWYSTDELISSGSMPSDVRDRVVSFLMDKKNGIIAGGTGSGKTTLMKAILDHVPETDRLIVIEQVAELRVLQPNAVRWEAVDAIPGQAAIPPSALLAAALRHRPDRIIFGEIRDECANDLLQAMNTGHGGTLTTLHAKSAWDALSRLSNLALSARANINHGFIRSETAEAIDFVLYCERQPSGKRRVRELIAVTGYDFATQAFLTEDLYMAPNSSTVSH; from the coding sequence ATGAGCGAGTCAAAGTCACCTGAGAGTGGATGGGAAAAGGTATTGCCGTTCTTCGAGGCAGAGATTCAGGCTCTCATTCTCGATCCGACCATAAGCGATTTGATGATCAACGGAACGACAGGAATCTATGCGGATCGTGGTGGAGTTATCGAGCATATCGAGCTGAAGAACGAATACAGCGTCGAGCGTCTGGAGGCGGCGATTCAGCGCGTTGCCCGGCTCATGGGTCAGGATCTCACGCAACAGAACCCGATCCTAAATACGCGTATGCCCGACGGGTCTCGTGTCGCCGTTGTTGGGGCTCCTTCTGCGATCGGCGGACCCACACTCACGATAAGGAAGTTCAACCGCTGGTACAGCACAGATGAGTTGATTTCGAGCGGGAGTATGCCATCAGACGTGCGCGATCGTGTCGTTAGCTTTCTGATGGATAAGAAGAATGGCATCATCGCGGGCGGAACCGGATCTGGGAAGACGACCTTGATGAAGGCCATCTTAGATCATGTTCCCGAGACTGACCGGTTGATCGTAATTGAGCAGGTTGCAGAGCTTCGAGTGCTTCAGCCAAATGCAGTGAGATGGGAGGCTGTCGACGCGATTCCGGGCCAGGCAGCAATTCCGCCGAGCGCACTTCTAGCAGCGGCACTCCGGCATAGACCGGACCGCATCATCTTCGGTGAGATTCGCGATGAGTGTGCCAATGATCTTCTCCAGGCAATGAATACGGGACACGGTGGCACCCTCACCACGTTGCACGCGAAATCAGCATGGGATGCACTCAGCAGACTATCGAATCTCGCACTCAGCGCACGCGCGAATATCAACCACGGGTTCATCCGTTCCGAAACGGCAGAGGCAATCGACTTCGTTCTCTACTGCGAGCGTCAACCGAGCGGCAAACGTCGCGTACGCGAGCTAATTGCCGTCACCGGCTATGACTTTGCCACACAAGCGTTTCTCACGGAAGACCTCTACATGGCTCCGAATAGCTCGACAGTGAGCCACTGA
- a CDS encoding plasmid mobilization protein, with product MQPIIAVEGIEFDQRLRRSKGRAGRKVVASAKVTPEEHAELQDAARRENKALSEWAREVLLREAKPNRADALLTEIVAMRLLLNLLLKPIACGEVITPEMFGTVLTNVRTAKHKAAQDVMEQYAIVDQKEN from the coding sequence ATGCAACCAATAATCGCAGTCGAAGGCATCGAGTTTGACCAGCGCTTGCGACGTTCTAAAGGCCGGGCGGGTCGCAAGGTCGTTGCCAGCGCCAAGGTCACGCCAGAGGAGCACGCCGAGCTTCAAGATGCCGCCCGTCGCGAAAACAAGGCGCTCAGTGAGTGGGCCAGAGAGGTGCTCTTGCGTGAAGCAAAACCAAATCGCGCGGACGCTCTTTTGACCGAGATAGTCGCGATGCGACTGCTCCTAAATCTGCTCCTCAAACCGATCGCGTGTGGCGAGGTAATCACACCAGAAATGTTCGGAACCGTGCTCACAAATGTACGCACCGCGAAACATAAAGCTGCACAGGATGTGATGGAACAGTACGCGATTGTCGACCAAAAGGAGAACTAA
- a CDS encoding type IV secretion system DNA-binding domain-containing protein has product MASEWGRKETVIWPPQVPIYTYGVLLLSVPIVITLLTGLYMMKPFLTKNYTGAFIKATIGSEFHSHQKYRLIYLGGGKKNPRVAEPSDFQPGSMVTPDGKEIGTALSPSASAQGFTTVFRGPERKFSDDAIYGWLKSDIFSGDGLIGTYDAPFIETALIVVFLLCFAVPADFKRAKRMKYGRLLRGPEMHSPREFNETMKGKGIGIRTTDKGTIIRLPLRAEPKHIEIMGDTGVGKSQLLRQILSQVADRGESAIVYDPAGEFVQRFYREDRGDVILNPLDARAPYWDPSSELRNPAEARTIAASLYQPTSDKKGEFFTETPQKIFAHLLKYRPTPEQLVEWMSNEKEIDRRVEGTELAAMIPKDAPDQRNGVLGSLGLIADSFRLLPTRKETGDRVWSATKWSEKREGWIFLSSTEEAEQEALRPMHSLWLDLLILRLLTPPKEGQKRAWFVIDELATLQRLPQFHTALTKGRKSDNPIVFGYQGKAQLEVIYGHLAEVMLSMPSTKIVMKTGEPKAAKWASELIGEIEIERVRETVADGKRAGKSFTLDRQIEPLVMASEVEGLADLHAFMKIGNHVTRFSFPHVEMDLIAPGLVPREIAEHEKWLKDVVPESIVADSAPKPTEAPAVPAAAPAPPAGSVQGTC; this is encoded by the coding sequence ATGGCGAGTGAATGGGGACGTAAAGAGACGGTGATCTGGCCGCCGCAAGTACCGATCTACACCTATGGCGTGCTGCTTCTCTCAGTGCCGATCGTGATCACGCTGCTAACCGGGCTGTACATGATGAAGCCATTTCTGACCAAGAATTACACCGGGGCGTTCATCAAGGCGACCATCGGGTCCGAGTTCCACAGTCACCAAAAGTACCGTCTCATTTATCTCGGTGGCGGCAAGAAAAACCCCCGCGTCGCCGAGCCCAGCGACTTCCAGCCGGGCTCTATGGTGACGCCGGATGGCAAGGAGATCGGCACTGCTCTTTCGCCGTCAGCGAGTGCGCAGGGCTTCACAACCGTCTTCCGTGGCCCGGAACGGAAGTTCTCGGATGACGCGATCTATGGATGGCTCAAGAGCGACATTTTCTCAGGCGATGGACTCATCGGGACCTACGATGCGCCGTTCATCGAGACGGCGTTGATCGTTGTATTTTTGCTCTGCTTTGCAGTACCGGCAGACTTCAAACGCGCTAAGAGGATGAAGTATGGACGACTTCTTCGTGGGCCTGAAATGCACTCCCCGCGAGAGTTCAACGAAACGATGAAGGGGAAGGGAATCGGGATCAGGACCACGGACAAAGGCACAATCATCCGCCTTCCGCTACGCGCCGAACCGAAGCATATCGAGATCATGGGGGACACCGGGGTTGGCAAGTCCCAGCTACTTCGGCAGATCCTTAGCCAAGTCGCAGACCGGGGAGAATCCGCGATCGTCTACGACCCGGCAGGAGAGTTCGTGCAGCGGTTCTATCGGGAAGATCGAGGCGATGTGATCCTGAATCCCCTGGATGCCCGCGCCCCCTATTGGGACCCTTCGAGTGAGCTGCGTAACCCCGCCGAGGCACGTACCATCGCAGCCTCTCTCTACCAGCCTACGAGCGATAAGAAGGGCGAGTTTTTCACGGAGACCCCGCAGAAAATCTTTGCCCATCTCCTGAAATACCGCCCGACACCAGAACAGTTGGTTGAGTGGATGTCGAACGAAAAAGAGATCGACCGTCGAGTCGAAGGGACCGAGCTTGCGGCCATGATCCCCAAGGACGCACCCGACCAGCGAAACGGTGTGCTGGGTTCTCTGGGCCTGATCGCGGACAGCTTTCGACTCCTGCCGACCCGAAAAGAGACGGGCGACCGGGTATGGAGTGCAACGAAATGGTCTGAGAAGCGTGAGGGTTGGATCTTCCTTAGTTCGACCGAGGAGGCCGAGCAAGAGGCTCTCCGACCCATGCACTCACTATGGCTTGACTTGCTCATCTTGCGGCTTCTGACTCCCCCGAAGGAAGGGCAGAAACGCGCGTGGTTCGTCATCGACGAGCTGGCAACCTTGCAGCGGCTTCCTCAGTTCCATACGGCCCTCACCAAAGGGCGGAAGAGCGACAACCCCATTGTCTTCGGCTACCAGGGCAAGGCCCAGCTAGAGGTGATCTATGGGCACTTGGCAGAGGTCATGCTCTCCATGCCGTCTACGAAAATTGTGATGAAAACAGGCGAGCCCAAGGCAGCGAAGTGGGCGTCGGAGCTAATCGGCGAGATCGAGATCGAGCGCGTTCGAGAGACGGTAGCGGATGGAAAAAGAGCAGGGAAGAGCTTCACTCTCGATAGACAGATTGAACCTTTGGTCATGGCATCAGAGGTCGAGGGACTTGCCGACCTGCACGCGTTCATGAAGATCGGAAACCACGTCACCAGGTTTTCGTTTCCTCATGTCGAGATGGACTTGATAGCCCCCGGCCTCGTTCCCCGCGAGATCGCTGAGCACGAGAAATGGCTGAAAGACGTGGTGCCGGAGTCCATCGTTGCAGACAGCGCTCCAAAGCCTACCGAAGCCCCCGCCGTGCCCGCAGCAGCTCCCGCGCCGCCTGCCGGCAGCGTCCAGGGGACGTGTTGA
- a CDS encoding DUF418 domain-containing protein, whose product MRPVESEGSTILSIPSKAAPIQQNERVEQMDILRGIALLGVLTINLLGEFRVSIFQQFVDIPPAEHALDRWINTYTHVFIELKAFALFSLLFGIGLAIQFDRISMRGGSPFRLLTRRLLALLLLGIIHLTLVWNGDILTEYAIAGLIALPFLFLPRRWLVVATLLFTLQYLLPFVPYPISFPTDAWLQLHLNQAAMVYKHGNYLQILSFEWHELPELLPLHVFIIARTIALFLFGALCWRSGVVKRLDAHRRTLALACLLGLGIGLSLTILTSSLVKPMIFGRAQSELYVVAELALTIGYAATIMYVTTKAVGLKLLGWAAPLGRMAFTNYVMQSIIFSFLFFGWGLGLFGMRSGPALLLGISIYVLQVIVSAAWLRRFRFGPIEWLWRTMMYGVIQPMKRTSETADTSIG is encoded by the coding sequence ATGAGACCAGTTGAAAGTGAAGGAAGTACGATCCTGAGCATACCTTCCAAGGCCGCTCCGATCCAACAGAATGAGCGGGTAGAACAGATGGACATCCTGCGCGGGATAGCGCTGCTTGGTGTTCTCACCATCAATCTGCTTGGCGAATTTCGAGTCTCCATTTTCCAGCAGTTCGTCGACATTCCACCCGCTGAACATGCGCTGGACCGTTGGATCAATACTTACACTCACGTCTTTATCGAACTGAAGGCTTTTGCGCTTTTCTCCCTGCTTTTCGGCATAGGGCTTGCCATCCAATTTGATCGCATTAGTATGCGGGGAGGATCACCCTTTCGGCTGCTAACGAGACGTCTACTAGCCCTGCTCCTGCTTGGGATCATCCACCTGACCCTGGTCTGGAACGGCGACATACTCACTGAGTACGCCATCGCAGGGTTGATTGCCCTACCATTTCTTTTTCTTCCGCGCCGCTGGCTCGTGGTCGCTACCCTCTTATTTACGCTCCAGTACCTGCTGCCTTTCGTGCCGTATCCGATCTCGTTTCCAACCGACGCGTGGTTGCAGCTGCATTTAAATCAAGCAGCAATGGTGTACAAGCACGGAAACTACCTTCAGATCCTTTCGTTTGAATGGCATGAATTACCGGAACTGCTTCCTCTCCACGTCTTCATCATCGCCCGGACGATTGCCCTTTTCCTGTTCGGAGCCCTTTGTTGGCGCTCTGGCGTCGTCAAAAGGCTAGATGCACATAGGAGAACACTCGCTCTGGCTTGTCTTTTGGGCTTGGGAATAGGTCTAAGTCTCACGATTCTGACATCATCGCTCGTCAAACCAATGATCTTCGGAAGAGCGCAAAGTGAACTGTACGTAGTCGCAGAACTTGCTTTAACCATCGGGTATGCTGCGACGATCATGTATGTGACAACGAAGGCAGTTGGCCTTAAGCTTTTAGGTTGGGCTGCACCCTTGGGCAGGATGGCCTTCACGAACTACGTCATGCAATCGATAATCTTCAGCTTCCTTTTCTTCGGTTGGGGCTTGGGTCTGTTCGGGATGCGCTCAGGTCCTGCGCTCTTGTTGGGTATCAGTATCTATGTTCTCCAGGTGATCGTCAGTGCGGCGTGGCTTCGTAGGTTCCGGTTTGGTCCTATTGAATGGCTATGGCGGACAATGATGTACGGAGTCATCCAGCCAATGAAACGTACTTCCGAAACAGCCGACACTTCAATTGGCTGA
- the ligD gene encoding non-homologous end-joining DNA ligase, translating into MSAAINKQAKASIGFIESMECLAVSSIPEGPEWTYEIKLDGFRLEVVKDGTDTTLFSRRGNVLNQKFPYIAEALKQLPVNTVVDGELVALDDEGRTDFNLLQNFRSAASRIHYYAFDILILKGKDLTHLPLSERRAILEKALTVNDHIGLSVVQTDSKAMLSFVREHGLEGLVAKRIDGIYQPGKRTGLWAKHRINLGQEFVIGGYTKGTHGFDALIIGFYRGKELVYAARVRAGFVPARVRAGFVPATRQEVFAQIKDLKTERCPFANLPETGAGRWGQGLTAEKMKECVWLQPETVARFDFLEWTGADHLRHTKFVALRDDKDPKKVVRET; encoded by the coding sequence ATGAGTGCAGCGATCAACAAGCAGGCTAAAGCCAGCATTGGCTTTATCGAATCGATGGAATGTCTCGCAGTTTCGTCGATTCCCGAAGGTCCTGAGTGGACCTATGAGATCAAGCTAGACGGCTTTAGGCTGGAAGTGGTCAAGGATGGCACCGACACAACACTCTTCTCACGACGCGGCAACGTTCTCAATCAAAAGTTCCCCTACATCGCTGAAGCGTTGAAGCAACTTCCAGTAAACACGGTTGTCGATGGGGAGCTGGTAGCCCTCGACGATGAAGGCCGGACGGATTTCAACCTGCTCCAAAACTTTCGCTCGGCAGCGTCCCGAATTCACTACTATGCCTTCGACATTCTGATCTTGAAGGGCAAAGACCTAACCCACCTTCCACTGTCGGAGCGTCGAGCAATCCTTGAAAAGGCCCTCACAGTGAATGACCACATTGGGCTCTCGGTAGTTCAAACCGACTCGAAGGCAATGCTGTCGTTCGTGCGCGAGCATGGGCTAGAGGGCCTTGTTGCAAAACGTATAGACGGCATCTATCAACCCGGCAAGCGTACGGGGCTATGGGCAAAGCACCGCATTAACCTCGGCCAGGAGTTCGTCATCGGCGGCTACACAAAAGGGACGCACGGGTTTGACGCGCTCATCATCGGCTTCTATCGGGGTAAGGAACTCGTTTACGCAGCCAGAGTCCGGGCGGGCTTCGTCCCAGCCAGAGTCCGGGCGGGCTTCGTCCCGGCCACTCGCCAAGAGGTATTCGCTCAGATAAAAGACCTAAAGACAGAGCGGTGTCCGTTCGCGAATCTCCCAGAGACAGGAGCGGGCCGGTGGGGTCAAGGCCTTACAGCAGAAAAAATGAAGGAGTGCGTGTGGCTACAGCCCGAGACTGTAGCGCGATTCGACTTTCTCGAATGGACCGGGGCTGACCATCTCAGACACACTAAATTCGTCGCATTACGCGATGACAAAGACCCGAAGAAGGTCGTCAGAGAGACGTAG
- a CDS encoding alcohol dehydrogenase catalytic domain-containing protein: MRAYRVDTAGGPFRAVDLPEPQPNTGQVVVKVSASGVNPLDTKIRAGQAAHAKQPLPAVPGLDMAGTVVAIGPDTSGFYIGDEVFGMVGGVGGLQGTLAEFVLADAALLALKPAALTMRQSAALPLATITAWEGLVDRANVQAGEKVLVHAGGGGVGYAAVQIALARGAQVYTTISADKRSIVQELGVTAIDKSTPTADYVIEHTGGEGFDIIYDTLGGPVLDASFEAVKRYTGRVVSCLGWGAHALAPLSFRAGTYSGVFTLLPLLSGVGHEHHGEILRQITLLADRGQLKPLLAIEQFGVSQIADAYDLVARGSRGKVVVEF, encoded by the coding sequence ATGAGAGCGTATCGAGTTGACACGGCAGGCGGTCCTTTTCGCGCGGTAGATCTTCCCGAACCGCAACCCAACACAGGCCAGGTAGTGGTGAAGGTCTCTGCGAGTGGAGTGAATCCTTTGGACACTAAGATCCGCGCAGGGCAGGCGGCACATGCGAAGCAACCGCTTCCGGCAGTGCCTGGGTTGGATATGGCTGGAACTGTGGTTGCCATAGGACCCGATACAAGCGGATTCTACATTGGGGACGAAGTTTTCGGAATGGTTGGCGGAGTCGGGGGGTTACAGGGGACTCTCGCGGAGTTTGTCCTGGCGGATGCGGCACTCCTGGCACTCAAACCAGCGGCGCTTACTATGCGACAATCGGCTGCCCTCCCGTTAGCCACGATCACTGCATGGGAGGGATTGGTTGATCGTGCGAATGTCCAGGCCGGTGAGAAGGTCCTGGTGCATGCAGGGGGCGGCGGCGTTGGATATGCAGCCGTGCAGATTGCATTGGCACGGGGAGCGCAGGTCTACACGACGATTTCCGCCGACAAACGGTCGATCGTCCAGGAACTCGGCGTCACGGCCATCGATAAATCTACCCCGACAGCGGACTATGTAATTGAACATACGGGAGGCGAAGGTTTCGACATCATCTACGACACGTTAGGTGGACCGGTCCTGGACGCTTCGTTTGAAGCCGTCAAACGTTACACGGGCCGCGTGGTGAGCTGTCTTGGATGGGGGGCGCACGCTCTCGCACCATTGTCGTTCCGCGCCGGCACATACTCCGGTGTCTTTACCCTGCTTCCCTTGCTGAGTGGGGTAGGGCATGAACATCACGGGGAGATCCTTCGCCAAATAACACTTCTCGCGGACCGTGGCCAGTTGAAGCCTTTGCTTGCCATAGAACAATTTGGAGTGAGTCAGATTGCTGACGCTTATGATCTGGTCGCGCGCGGTAGCAGAGGTAAGGTGGTCGTTGAGTTCTGA
- a CDS encoding YkgB family protein produces MKSAPSATLLRLFSKAASLDRIGMSMLRLGLIVVLIWIGGLKFADYEADSIVPLIANSPLMSFVYAHPAPEYHGHMNKEGEVVAEHHAWQVGNRTYTFSNILGCVIVLIGLLIACHWKFPQIAAVGSALLVLMACTTLSFLVTTPEAWVPALGSHTHGFPFLSGVGRLIIKDSIMLGAAVVTMADSAKKYLKQIGEI; encoded by the coding sequence ATGAAATCAGCACCATCAGCGACGCTTCTTAGGCTGTTTAGCAAAGCCGCTTCGCTGGATCGCATCGGCATGTCGATGCTTCGACTAGGTCTCATCGTCGTCTTGATCTGGATCGGCGGACTCAAGTTCGCAGACTACGAAGCGGACAGCATAGTACCCCTGATCGCAAACAGCCCTCTCATGAGCTTTGTCTATGCTCATCCCGCTCCGGAATATCACGGACACATGAACAAGGAAGGTGAGGTGGTTGCAGAGCACCACGCCTGGCAGGTCGGCAACCGAACCTATACCTTCTCGAACATTCTTGGCTGCGTCATCGTGCTGATCGGTCTTCTTATCGCGTGCCACTGGAAGTTCCCTCAAATCGCCGCTGTCGGGAGCGCTTTGCTCGTCTTGATGGCCTGCACCACTCTGTCCTTTCTCGTCACCACGCCCGAGGCCTGGGTGCCTGCCCTGGGCAGCCACACCCACGGATTTCCTTTCCTCTCCGGCGTCGGTCGGCTGATCATCAAGGATTCCATCATGCTCGGCGCTGCTGTTGTCACGATGGCAGATTCCGCGAAGAAGTACCTGAAACAAATAGGGGAGATTTGA